In Aliiglaciecola sp. LCG003, a genomic segment contains:
- a CDS encoding STAS domain-containing protein: MSVESQLSEDQKTLTIHMDEKFDFGKVQEFRIAFTSAPSTIHTIIVDLEQTEYMDSSALGMLLNMQKTMVSQVKTFRIVNSRPQVSKILKISRFDKKFQLS, translated from the coding sequence ATGAGCGTAGAGTCTCAGCTATCGGAAGACCAAAAAACGTTGACTATCCACATGGATGAGAAATTTGATTTCGGCAAAGTACAAGAATTTAGAATCGCCTTTACATCAGCACCTAGTACTATTCATACAATCATAGTCGACCTAGAACAGACCGAATATATGGATAGTTCTGCGCTTGGTATGTTACTTAACATGCAAAAAACTATGGTTAGCCAAGTGAAGACCTTTCGGATTGTGAATTCTCGTCCCCAAGTTTCGAAAATATTAAAAATCTCCCGCTTTGATAAAAAATTTCAATTAAGTTAA
- a CDS encoding ABC transporter ATP-binding protein, whose protein sequence is MLSLQNIDVFYKQTQAVKSVSLTLEKGQIGCLLGPSGCGKTTILRAIAGFEKIQQGKINVRQKLMSSNSDFVAPEKRKIAVVFQDFALFPHLNVEQNVAFGLSHLVPKQRIARVEELLELVELTQHRSQFPHQLSGGQQQRVALARAMAPKPDLLLLDEPFANLDADLREDLARQVRNILKHEHTTALMVTHDQHEAFAIADAIGVMQQGELHQWGSAYDLYHRPATKFVAGFIGEGVFLKGKVIGLHQLETELGTFSLTQGDDTPVDTIVDVLVRPDDIVHDDNSPICVEVIAKSFRGAHIMYQLQLPNAPFSQVQCLALSHHDHQVGEKIGIRLDLEHIILFSADENSNLSIV, encoded by the coding sequence ATGTTAAGCCTGCAAAATATAGATGTCTTTTACAAGCAAACCCAAGCGGTAAAAAGCGTGTCTTTGACACTCGAAAAAGGACAAATAGGTTGTCTGCTGGGGCCTTCTGGATGTGGCAAAACTACCATATTACGAGCAATCGCCGGTTTTGAAAAAATTCAGCAAGGGAAGATCAACGTCAGGCAAAAGTTGATGAGTAGTAACAGTGATTTTGTCGCGCCTGAGAAACGTAAAATTGCCGTTGTTTTTCAAGATTTTGCATTGTTTCCTCACCTAAATGTTGAGCAAAACGTGGCATTCGGTTTGAGTCATTTAGTTCCTAAACAGCGTATTGCCCGAGTTGAAGAACTACTAGAATTGGTTGAACTCACTCAACATAGATCACAGTTCCCACATCAGCTATCCGGAGGCCAACAGCAACGGGTTGCACTTGCCAGAGCGATGGCGCCAAAACCAGACTTGTTACTATTGGATGAACCCTTTGCCAATTTGGATGCTGATTTACGTGAAGATTTGGCGAGGCAAGTACGTAATATTTTAAAGCATGAGCATACGACAGCGCTTATGGTTACCCACGACCAACATGAAGCATTTGCAATAGCCGATGCCATAGGCGTTATGCAACAAGGTGAGTTGCACCAGTGGGGCAGTGCCTATGATTTATATCATCGACCGGCCACTAAATTCGTTGCAGGTTTCATTGGCGAAGGGGTGTTTCTTAAGGGGAAGGTGATAGGTTTGCACCAATTAGAAACCGAGTTGGGGACGTTTTCATTAACCCAAGGCGATGATACTCCGGTGGACACCATAGTGGATGTGTTAGTCAGACCGGACGATATAGTACATGATGATAACAGTCCGATATGCGTAGAAGTGATAGCAAAATCATTCCGTGGCGCACATATCATGTACCAGTTGCAATTACCTAACGCCCCTTTTAGTCAAGTGCAGTGCTTAGCCCTGAGTCACCATGATCATCAAGTAGGCGAGAAAATTGGAATACGTCTAGATTTAGAACATATCATTTTGTTTTCAGCCGATGAAAATTCAAATCTTTCAATTGTTTAG
- a CDS encoding DUF72 domain-containing protein produces the protein MQQPQTTLNYGCPMWSHPQWFGTLYANSASRQHPLRSYQSWFNSVEGNTSFYQLPSEDTMLGWKEQVDGGFSFTFKLPRDISHSKNLNHNSELLAQTVKRFALLEDQLGCVMLQLPSSFGPNRFDELKQFLLSLPKDMHIAVEVRDLAWFDKADNELRLNQLLTQLSINRVIMDTRGLFACHNPSDTLTLEVQSKKPKIPTHVVATGSRPIVRFVGHPNLHRNAEFLAPWVDKIVEWQNDNISPYIFFHMPDNAQAPWLAEQFFNQLSQSYPNINSPKFDLPKCINQQMSIF, from the coding sequence ATGCAGCAACCTCAGACAACACTTAATTATGGCTGCCCGATGTGGAGTCATCCGCAATGGTTCGGCACCTTGTATGCAAACTCGGCCAGTCGCCAACATCCGTTGCGAAGTTATCAGAGCTGGTTCAACAGTGTTGAGGGCAATACCAGCTTTTATCAATTACCCAGTGAAGACACTATGCTCGGTTGGAAAGAACAGGTAGATGGGGGTTTTTCATTTACCTTCAAGCTTCCCCGAGACATCAGCCATAGTAAAAACCTGAACCATAATAGCGAATTATTGGCCCAGACTGTTAAACGTTTTGCCTTGCTAGAAGACCAATTAGGCTGTGTCATGTTGCAGCTTCCTAGCTCATTTGGACCCAATCGGTTCGATGAATTAAAACAATTTTTGCTCAGTTTACCCAAAGATATGCATATCGCTGTTGAGGTGCGCGACTTAGCTTGGTTTGATAAAGCTGACAATGAGTTGAGACTTAATCAGTTATTAACTCAACTGTCGATAAATCGAGTGATTATGGATACCCGAGGGCTGTTCGCTTGTCATAATCCTTCGGATACCTTGACCCTTGAGGTCCAATCGAAAAAGCCGAAAATTCCAACTCATGTGGTCGCCACCGGCAGTCGTCCAATCGTGCGCTTTGTAGGCCATCCCAATTTACATCGAAACGCTGAGTTTCTGGCCCCTTGGGTAGACAAAATCGTTGAATGGCAAAATGACAATATCAGCCCCTACATCTTTTTTCACATGCCCGACAATGCACAAGCACCTTGGCTTGCAGAGCAGTTTTTCAATCAATTAAGTCAATCATACCCAAATATCAATTCACCAAAATTCGACTTACCTAAATGTATCAATCAGCAAATGAGTATTTTCTAG
- a CDS encoding Fe(3+) ABC transporter substrate-binding protein produces the protein MRKLFGYCVIAIAAFVSSSAYSAEVNVYSARKEALIKPVLDNFSQETGIKVNLITGSADALISRIDSEGKYSPADILLTTDAGRLVRAKQQGLTQAFTSETIDKQVAPALRDQEGHWFALTKRARPIMVAKSNSTLEGLSSYEDLTNPEFKGQICIRSSSNIYNQSMLAALIHLEGEAAASKYATGLVKNFARPPKGGDRDQIKAMVAGQCSVAIANTYYLAGMLKSSDPAEVSVAEQVRVIWPNQQGRGAHVNISGAALIKNAPNPEEAKQLLDYLLNEKSQAWYAEANFEYPVREDVQWSKTLKGFGEFKAESVPLERVGELNAEALKVMDKAGWK, from the coding sequence ATGCGAAAGTTATTTGGATATTGTGTTATTGCAATTGCAGCTTTTGTTAGCAGTTCTGCTTACAGCGCTGAGGTTAACGTATACTCCGCACGTAAAGAAGCCTTGATAAAACCCGTGTTGGACAATTTTAGCCAAGAAACGGGGATCAAAGTGAATTTGATCACTGGCAGTGCCGATGCGCTGATTAGCCGGATTGACAGCGAAGGTAAATATAGCCCTGCTGATATTCTACTCACAACAGATGCTGGTCGCTTAGTTAGAGCAAAACAGCAAGGTCTGACCCAAGCGTTTACATCTGAAACCATTGATAAACAGGTTGCGCCTGCTTTAAGAGACCAAGAAGGCCATTGGTTTGCGTTAACCAAACGTGCTCGTCCTATCATGGTTGCCAAGAGTAACTCTACTTTAGAGGGCCTCAGCAGCTATGAAGATTTAACTAACCCTGAATTTAAGGGCCAAATTTGTATCCGATCTTCTAGTAATATATACAATCAATCAATGTTAGCTGCCTTGATTCATTTAGAGGGAGAGGCGGCAGCGTCTAAATATGCGACTGGGCTGGTTAAGAATTTCGCTCGTCCGCCTAAAGGTGGTGATAGAGACCAAATTAAAGCCATGGTTGCTGGTCAATGTAGTGTTGCGATTGCAAATACCTATTATCTAGCGGGTATGTTGAAAAGTAGCGACCCAGCAGAGGTAAGTGTGGCAGAACAGGTTAGGGTTATTTGGCCTAATCAACAAGGTCGTGGGGCTCACGTGAATATATCTGGCGCGGCGTTGATCAAGAATGCTCCTAACCCTGAAGAAGCGAAGCAACTGTTAGACTATTTATTGAATGAGAAGTCTCAAGCTTGGTATGCCGAGGCTAATTTTGAATATCCGGTACGCGAAGACGTCCAGTGGAGCAAAACGTTAAAAGGTTTTGGTGAGTTTAAAGCCGAAAGCGTTCCCCTAGAACGTGTAGGTGAGCTTAACGCTGAAGCATTAAAAGTCATGGATAAAGCAGGCTGGAAATAA
- a CDS encoding sigma 54-interacting transcriptional regulator has protein sequence MSKAEEPSLPKLLLVDDDESLLRLMTIRLQGEGYQVATAEGGKEALKLLNAQSFDVVLSDLRMPGLDGLSLFEEIVALRRDIPVILMTAHGTIQDAVEATQRGVFGFLTKPIDHDALRDLLVKAVSQSQGVQKGTWCEEIITRSMQMEHLLDQAFRVAQRDVSVLITGASGTGKELLAQALHNASSRVKKPFVAINCGALPENLLESELFGHAKGAFTGAVNEHQGLFREADGGTLFLDEIGDMPITLQVKLLRALQEQQIRPVGGSKQIPINVRVISATHKNLAKEMVDGNFREDLYYRLNVVNLTLPSLRERSEDIPLLARHLLAKSAERHDVNVSRFSDDAMQLLVTAPWPGNVRQLVNVVEQCVALTQTSVIASHLVEQALSASEQKWPTLTEARDAFEQSYLLKLLKMTDGNVTRAAELAGRNRTDMHKLMKKHDLHSTDFKPETA, from the coding sequence ATGAGTAAAGCAGAAGAACCATCTCTACCGAAATTATTGCTGGTAGATGACGACGAAAGTTTACTGCGCCTCATGACAATCCGTTTGCAAGGTGAAGGCTATCAGGTCGCCACTGCAGAAGGAGGCAAAGAAGCACTAAAGTTACTCAATGCCCAAAGCTTTGACGTAGTGCTTAGTGATTTGCGTATGCCAGGCTTGGATGGGTTAAGCTTGTTCGAAGAAATTGTCGCCTTGCGGAGGGATATCCCAGTGATATTAATGACCGCCCATGGCACCATTCAAGACGCGGTTGAAGCCACTCAGCGTGGCGTATTTGGATTCCTGACCAAACCCATAGATCACGATGCATTGCGCGACTTGTTAGTCAAAGCCGTCAGTCAGAGTCAAGGTGTACAAAAAGGTACCTGGTGCGAAGAAATTATTACCCGCTCGATGCAAATGGAACATCTGCTGGATCAAGCCTTCCGAGTAGCGCAGCGGGATGTCAGTGTATTGATAACAGGTGCCAGCGGCACAGGTAAAGAACTCCTAGCTCAGGCATTGCATAATGCCAGCTCTCGGGTCAAAAAACCTTTTGTCGCAATCAACTGCGGGGCCTTGCCGGAAAACTTACTTGAATCTGAATTGTTTGGTCATGCCAAAGGTGCTTTCACCGGCGCGGTAAATGAGCACCAAGGCCTATTCAGAGAGGCTGATGGCGGCACTTTATTTTTAGATGAAATAGGGGACATGCCGATCACCTTGCAGGTCAAACTATTGCGTGCATTACAAGAGCAGCAAATTCGTCCCGTTGGCGGCAGTAAACAAATTCCGATTAATGTTCGCGTTATCTCTGCGACCCACAAGAATTTGGCCAAAGAGATGGTCGATGGCAATTTCCGTGAAGATCTATATTACCGCTTGAATGTCGTCAATTTAACCTTGCCTTCTCTGCGCGAGCGCTCTGAAGATATTCCGTTGTTGGCAAGACACTTGTTAGCGAAAAGTGCCGAGCGGCACGATGTTAATGTCAGTCGTTTCTCTGACGATGCCATGCAATTATTGGTCACTGCGCCTTGGCCGGGTAATGTTAGGCAGTTAGTCAATGTGGTTGAACAATGCGTGGCATTGACCCAAACCTCAGTTATCGCGTCACATTTGGTTGAGCAGGCACTATCGGCATCGGAACAAAAATGGCCCACCTTAACTGAAGCCCGTGATGCGTTTGAGCAGAGTTACTTGCTCAAACTACTTAAGATGACCGACGGTAATGTTACCCGTGCGGCGGAATTGGCTGGGCGTAATCGCACCGATATGCATAAGCTAATGAAAAAGCACGACTTACATTCCACAGACTTCAAACCAGAAACAGCTTAA
- a CDS encoding GNAT family N-acetyltransferase, whose amino-acid sequence MIIRQAQPNDLQALVGFNQAMAQETEGKALDTDILTSGVSAMLSDSNKGFYLVAEQQDGEIAGSLMVTYEWSDWRNSQFWWVQSVYVRPENRRTGIYSMLYQKVQELAEQTDGVCGYRLYVEKENVIAQATYEKLGMGQSHYFMYESK is encoded by the coding sequence GTGATAATAAGACAAGCCCAACCAAACGACTTACAAGCCTTAGTGGGCTTTAATCAAGCTATGGCACAAGAGACCGAAGGTAAAGCCTTGGATACAGACATATTAACTTCCGGCGTTTCTGCGATGTTGAGTGATAGCAATAAAGGTTTTTATTTAGTTGCAGAACAACAAGATGGCGAGATTGCAGGAAGCCTGATGGTCACCTATGAGTGGAGCGATTGGCGCAACAGTCAATTTTGGTGGGTGCAAAGCGTATACGTTCGCCCGGAAAATCGTCGCACAGGGATTTACTCCATGCTTTATCAAAAAGTTCAAGAGTTGGCTGAACAAACCGATGGTGTGTGTGGCTACAGGCTCTATGTTGAAAAAGAAAATGTTATAGCTCAAGCAACCTATGAAAAGCTTGGTATGGGCCAGAGCCATTACTTTATGTATGAATCAAAATAG
- the yciH gene encoding stress response translation initiation inhibitor YciH → MSENNLVYSTDGGRIERQSTTPVQSLSKDGIVRIRRETKGRKGKGVTTIEGLGLSPEPLKTLCTELKKHCGTGGAIKQGIIEIQGDNRDKIKSILEKKGMTVKLVGG, encoded by the coding sequence ATGTCTGAAAATAATCTTGTCTATAGTACCGACGGTGGTCGTATTGAAAGACAAAGCACTACGCCTGTTCAATCACTCTCTAAAGACGGAATTGTCAGGATCCGACGAGAAACCAAGGGTCGCAAGGGCAAAGGAGTGACCACAATTGAAGGCCTCGGATTATCGCCAGAACCACTCAAAACCCTGTGCACAGAGCTTAAAAAGCACTGTGGGACGGGCGGAGCGATCAAGCAAGGTATTATCGAAATTCAAGGGGATAATCGAGATAAAATCAAATCGATTCTCGAAAAAAAAGGCATGACCGTAAAACTTGTCGGTGGCTAG
- a CDS encoding iron ABC transporter permease — MSGLLGLPVLVVFTSLVDPQPEIWKHLADTVLADYIVNSLLLAFSVGLGCLLLGGSLAWCVVRFEFWGRKTLQWVLVLPLAMPAYIIAYTYTGLLDFAGPLQSALREHFGWSYGEYWFPEIRSLSGAIAMLILVLYPYVYILARTAFAEQSKSLREASLSLGISSWRYFIQVALPMARPALLAGTALTMMEAFADYGTVQYFGVSTFTTGIFRTWFGLGNQIAASQLAALLCTFVLVLLLLERWSRNKVRYYQRGNVADTIPRIKLNPSAGLTLLLLCALVPLLGFFVPVYQLLIWALANSNGYISDDFWQLLWNSFFLAGVAAVLIVGLAIVFAYGKRLSRHPLMSIQIQTVSLGYAIPGTVIAVGVLLPLSWADHGINYLSETFYDTSVGLILSGTLVALLLAYTVRFLSVALQNVDSGLARITPSMDEAARSMGLSSPKVLFRVHIPIMRASIISALLLVFVDVLKELPATLILRPFNYNTLAVSAFQYASDERLVDAAAPALAIVAAGLIPVIMLSRALDKNREH, encoded by the coding sequence GTGAGTGGGCTGTTAGGACTTCCGGTATTAGTTGTGTTTACCAGTCTGGTTGACCCACAACCAGAGATCTGGAAACACCTCGCTGACACCGTTCTAGCTGATTATATAGTCAATTCTCTACTGCTCGCATTTAGCGTTGGTCTGGGTTGTCTGTTGCTTGGCGGCAGTCTGGCTTGGTGCGTGGTGAGGTTTGAATTCTGGGGGCGAAAAACCCTGCAATGGGTTTTGGTCCTGCCACTAGCCATGCCCGCCTATATCATCGCTTACACTTACACGGGGTTGTTAGATTTTGCCGGGCCATTGCAAAGTGCTTTACGCGAACACTTTGGTTGGTCTTATGGTGAGTATTGGTTTCCCGAAATCCGCTCGCTTTCAGGCGCTATAGCCATGCTGATATTAGTGCTATATCCCTATGTTTATATTTTGGCTCGTACCGCATTCGCGGAACAATCCAAGAGCCTACGAGAAGCTAGTTTAAGTTTGGGTATCTCATCTTGGCGTTATTTCATTCAAGTCGCACTGCCGATGGCAAGACCTGCCTTATTAGCAGGCACAGCGCTCACCATGATGGAGGCGTTCGCCGACTATGGCACTGTGCAATATTTTGGTGTCAGTACCTTTACTACCGGAATTTTTCGCACCTGGTTTGGGCTTGGTAATCAAATTGCCGCCTCACAATTAGCCGCACTGCTGTGCACCTTTGTGTTAGTTTTGCTGCTGCTAGAACGCTGGTCACGGAATAAAGTACGCTATTATCAACGGGGCAATGTGGCTGATACTATCCCGCGGATCAAGTTGAACCCCAGCGCGGGTCTAACCCTATTGCTCCTTTGTGCGCTGGTGCCGCTGTTAGGTTTTTTTGTTCCGGTTTATCAATTGTTGATCTGGGCGTTAGCCAATTCCAACGGTTATATCTCTGACGACTTCTGGCAATTGCTATGGAACTCATTCTTTTTAGCGGGTGTGGCAGCAGTTTTGATCGTTGGCCTTGCCATAGTCTTTGCCTATGGGAAGCGGTTAAGTCGTCATCCCCTTATGAGTATTCAAATACAAACGGTAAGTTTAGGTTACGCTATTCCCGGGACTGTTATTGCGGTGGGTGTCTTGTTACCGTTAAGTTGGGCAGATCACGGTATTAATTACCTGAGCGAAACCTTTTATGATACCTCAGTCGGTTTAATTCTTTCCGGTACCTTAGTTGCTTTATTATTGGCTTACACCGTTCGGTTTCTCTCAGTGGCCTTGCAAAATGTCGACTCTGGATTGGCTAGGATCACGCCTAGTATGGATGAAGCTGCGCGCTCTATGGGTCTTTCCTCCCCTAAAGTTCTGTTTCGGGTGCATATACCCATTATGCGCGCAAGCATCATCAGCGCCTTGTTATTAGTCTTTGTTGATGTACTTAAGGAATTACCCGCCACTCTAATTTTACGTCCATTCAATTACAATACCCTGGCTGTCAGTGCATTTCAGTACGCATCAGATGAACGTCTGGTGGATGCCGCAGCGCCGGCACTGGCAATTGTCGCTGCCGGCTTAATTCCGGTTATTATGTTATCCAGAGCGTTAGATAAAAATAGAGAACATTAG
- a CDS encoding HAMP domain-containing sensor histidine kinase: MQFGSLRQLTLLSFLVALIPLAVLLWHSQSSLTKMAKIAASEAQFSVDMARQIGAMENIAIDVERLIRQYHVLKKPELQQLTESYIQRLLEKLQNVCFELPDQFPCQSVENRVQWFKTNPNIEDPLLLDAQLAEFRRAIAELHQQVDALLDERIEQQQEYVNSVQQTQAWSTGILATFSLLLIVFASQLILSPVAKIERIIGEIAKQSEVLPGISKSGPKELIEVEYKLHWLADRLNQLEHLRHALLRHASHELKTPLASIKEGCSLLTECVVGPLNDQQKEVLSLLNSSTDRLNLLIEQLLDYNLLLQQAKPVYEKTDTKQLFTAVLTDNALAIQQNHNQVNIDIKVDSMLVDPNLYRRILDNLVSNALAHGSIGRPIDIKLYRQADMWVLDVANRGQKIPMELRKSLFEPFKRGDNRRNDRVIGSGLGLSIVADCARMMHGTANIVDVDYADVCMRVSLPLSEGLS, from the coding sequence ATGCAATTTGGCTCTCTACGCCAACTTACACTGTTGAGTTTTCTTGTCGCCCTGATTCCGTTGGCCGTATTATTGTGGCATAGCCAGAGTTCACTCACCAAAATGGCCAAAATAGCCGCCAGCGAAGCGCAATTTTCTGTGGATATGGCTCGCCAAATCGGTGCGATGGAAAATATTGCTATTGATGTAGAAAGGTTGATTCGTCAGTATCATGTGTTGAAAAAACCAGAGTTGCAGCAATTAACAGAAAGTTACATCCAACGGCTACTGGAAAAATTACAAAATGTCTGTTTTGAGCTGCCGGATCAGTTTCCCTGCCAATCGGTGGAAAATCGGGTTCAATGGTTCAAAACTAATCCAAACATAGAAGACCCTTTATTACTCGACGCGCAACTTGCGGAGTTTCGCCGTGCGATAGCTGAGCTCCATCAGCAGGTGGATGCACTGCTGGACGAACGTATTGAGCAACAACAAGAATACGTTAATTCGGTGCAACAAACCCAAGCATGGTCCACCGGTATATTGGCGACCTTTTCACTGCTTTTGATCGTGTTTGCCAGTCAGTTAATTCTGTCACCGGTGGCTAAGATTGAACGCATCATTGGCGAAATTGCGAAGCAGTCGGAAGTCCTCCCTGGCATTTCCAAATCCGGCCCTAAAGAGCTGATTGAGGTTGAATATAAACTACATTGGTTGGCTGACCGGTTAAATCAACTTGAACATTTACGTCATGCATTATTGCGTCACGCCTCCCATGAACTTAAGACCCCGTTGGCAAGCATTAAAGAAGGCTGTTCACTATTAACTGAATGTGTAGTGGGGCCGCTAAACGATCAACAAAAAGAAGTTTTGTCCTTACTTAACAGCAGTACCGACAGGTTGAATTTATTAATTGAACAATTACTTGACTATAACTTGCTATTGCAACAGGCTAAACCAGTGTATGAAAAAACAGACACCAAGCAGTTATTTACTGCGGTGTTGACCGATAATGCATTGGCCATTCAACAAAATCACAACCAAGTTAATATCGATATTAAGGTCGATTCCATGTTGGTCGATCCCAACCTGTATCGTCGTATTTTGGATAATTTGGTTTCCAATGCATTAGCCCATGGCAGCATCGGTCGACCCATTGATATAAAGCTCTACAGACAAGCCGACATGTGGGTTTTGGATGTAGCTAATCGAGGTCAAAAGATCCCAATGGAACTGAGAAAATCTTTATTTGAACCCTTTAAAAGAGGGGATAATCGACGCAACGACAGAGTAATAGGTTCGGGGTTGGGTCTATCTATCGTTGCCGATTGTGCACGAATGATGCATGGCACCGCTAATATAGTAGATGTGGACTACGCTGATGTATGTATGCGAGTCAGTTTGCCTTTAAGCGAGGGGCTGTCATGA
- a CDS encoding TerB family tellurite resistance protein, protein MLKAISEWFQEQIGQSQQHDQQSTVELATAVLLYEIMRADEKFEEAEQLAFNALLEGHFSLQPDAVQLLVEASKHEAKHAVDFQTYTRVINQQCNVDEKRKILHMLWRLAYADRHIDVHESHLIRRISDLLHIPHSEFIQTKLTIIDANQAN, encoded by the coding sequence ATGTTAAAAGCGATTAGTGAATGGTTTCAGGAACAAATTGGACAATCACAGCAACACGATCAGCAAAGTACAGTTGAATTAGCCACAGCTGTACTGCTGTATGAAATTATGCGGGCAGATGAAAAATTTGAAGAAGCTGAGCAATTGGCCTTTAATGCGTTGCTCGAAGGGCACTTTTCGTTGCAGCCAGACGCTGTACAATTGCTGGTAGAAGCGTCTAAACATGAAGCTAAGCATGCAGTCGATTTTCAAACATATACTCGTGTTATTAATCAGCAGTGCAATGTCGATGAAAAACGCAAAATACTGCACATGTTGTGGCGGCTAGCTTATGCAGATAGACATATCGATGTACATGAAAGTCATCTGATACGCCGAATTTCAGATTTACTACATATTCCCCATAGTGAATTTATCCAAACTAAGCTAACCATCATCGACGCCAACCAAGCTAATTAA
- a CDS encoding SpoIIE family protein phosphatase, whose translation MRILIVDDESLNRSLLRFMLEEAGFPDCYEAGSGQQAIELAAQIDPDLVLLDVMMPDMDGYQVAPILKSMSDEIYLPIIFITALDDQTALAKCLEVGGDDFAAKPFDKLILTAKIRAHQRTRLLSRRAFEQNQELNYFRNGVQREHDIVEHIFNNALALDKKLACFFDYRLTPASRFNGDLFLAEISPSGGIFFLVGDFTGHGLASSIGALPVARSFQAMASKGMAVSDMVAALNKTLLSLLPGDMFFAAALVEISNTGQHFTIWNGGMPDLWVIKADGEIAKTLASKHMALGILEEHEFENNVEYYEAKSDERLVGYSDGVIELMNIDSQMLGEKVVLGWLSETPDMTVEDIIHKIESFRGKAEQLDDITFISYTCQNLDKLKPDHLVTQLPFNVSVELLPDQLREFDPVYDLVAMVASQLGMYGIRSDLSTVLGELFNNSLDHGLLELDSNLKNSTDGFFEFYEMRFQRLAELKNGSISISISVSFQPNGKTLIAKVSDTGNGFDIHQSHIFNDDFTYGRGIPLVKELCDNLEYSPDGSQVTATFLI comes from the coding sequence ATGCGGATTTTGATAGTTGATGATGAGTCATTAAATCGCTCTTTGCTTAGGTTCATGCTCGAAGAGGCTGGATTTCCTGACTGCTATGAAGCTGGCAGTGGGCAGCAGGCCATTGAACTCGCGGCTCAGATTGACCCTGATTTGGTACTTTTAGATGTAATGATGCCAGATATGGACGGTTATCAGGTCGCTCCTATCTTGAAAAGTATGTCTGACGAAATATATCTGCCAATTATTTTTATTACAGCCTTGGATGATCAAACCGCTCTTGCTAAGTGTCTAGAGGTTGGTGGTGATGACTTTGCGGCCAAACCGTTTGATAAGCTTATTTTAACCGCTAAAATTCGTGCTCACCAACGTACTCGGTTACTCAGCCGACGAGCCTTTGAACAGAATCAAGAGCTCAATTACTTTCGTAATGGGGTGCAACGAGAACATGATATTGTTGAACATATTTTTAATAATGCCTTAGCGCTGGACAAAAAATTAGCTTGTTTTTTTGATTACAGACTGACGCCAGCCAGTCGTTTTAACGGTGACCTGTTTCTGGCTGAAATAAGCCCATCCGGCGGAATTTTCTTTTTAGTTGGTGACTTTACGGGGCACGGTTTGGCCTCTTCTATTGGTGCCTTACCTGTTGCTCGAAGCTTTCAAGCTATGGCGAGCAAAGGTATGGCAGTGTCAGACATGGTAGCTGCGCTAAATAAAACCTTGCTGTCATTGTTGCCTGGCGATATGTTTTTTGCAGCCGCATTGGTTGAAATATCAAATACCGGACAGCATTTTACCATCTGGAATGGAGGCATGCCTGATTTATGGGTGATTAAAGCTGACGGTGAAATAGCTAAAACACTTGCTTCTAAGCACATGGCGTTGGGGATCCTTGAAGAGCACGAGTTCGAGAATAATGTCGAATATTATGAGGCCAAAAGTGATGAACGACTTGTAGGCTATTCGGATGGCGTTATCGAACTGATGAATATTGATTCACAAATGTTAGGTGAAAAAGTAGTGTTAGGTTGGTTGTCCGAAACGCCCGATATGACGGTTGAGGATATTATTCACAAGATAGAAAGCTTCCGAGGTAAGGCAGAGCAACTAGATGATATTACCTTCATCAGTTACACCTGCCAGAATTTGGATAAGCTAAAGCCTGACCATTTGGTAACTCAATTGCCTTTTAATGTTAGTGTTGAGCTATTACCTGATCAGTTAAGAGAGTTTGATCCGGTTTATGATCTGGTGGCTATGGTTGCCTCTCAATTGGGAATGTACGGGATCCGTTCAGACCTGAGTACTGTTTTGGGAGAATTATTCAACAATTCACTTGATCATGGCTTATTGGAGCTAGATTCAAACTTAAAAAATAGTACCGATGGATTTTTTGAGTTCTATGAAATGCGTTTTCAACGCCTGGCAGAACTGAAAAATGGCAGTATTTCTATTTCTATTTCAGTTTCATTTCAGCCCAATGGTAAAACCTTGATTGCTAAAGTAAGCGATACAGGGAATGGGTTTGACATTCATCAATCCCATATTTTCAATGATGATTTTACTTATGGTCGAGGGATCCCATTAGTCAAAGAACTCTGCGATAATCTGGAATATAGTCCCGATGGTAGCCAAGTTACCGCCACCTTTTTAATCTAG